The nucleotide sequence TATAGCGTTGCTCTCCTCTGTTAGCATAACAGTTTCATGCTCCTCCAACTTCctcttatttgataaaatttccttCATAAATTTTGCATAGCTGGGCATTTGAGCTAAGGCATCAACAAATTGGATGTTTATGTGAAGCTTCTTGAATACCTTTAAGAACTTCTCAAATTACTTATCCAGTTTGTGCTTGCGCAACCTCTGAGAGAATGGAATTAGAGGAACATATGACTTAACCGGCGGTGGAATTACCTTCTCTTGTTCAACTACTACTTCAGGCATTTCAAGTTGATCCGTTGTCTCCTGAacaataccattttcttttaccACACCTAGTCTTTTAACATGAGTTTTTGGTAATTGCACCCCACTCCTTATTGTGATTGCATTTACTTGTTCCTTTGGGTTAACTTCTGTATTGCTCGGCCATGTGCCCGGTTGTCTCTCTGTTAGGATTTTTGCTAGCTGcccaatttgattttcaatattcttaatAGCTGCGTCAATCCGGTCATTTCGTTCTTGAAACTTTGAAACTGCTTCTTCCCATCCTCCTTTTTCCTCTTATGGTCTTCCCATTTTTGGTGGATTTTGACTATTTTGATTGTTTCCATAGGAGAAGTTAGGATGGTTTCTTCCACCGGGATTGTATGTTTGAGAGAATGGATTATTTGGTTGCCTTTGGAAATATTGCTGATGTTGAAAATTCTGAGCATAGGCAGCTTGCTCCGTGAATGATGGATTTAGGAGCAACGAACATTCAGGCGATGGATGAGTTGCCCCACAAGTTGCACATATTGAAAGCGATCTTTGCACCATATTAACATTTGAAGAATACTTCAAGGCTTCCATCTACCTTGATAGTGCGTCAATCTTGGCCAACATTAACGTGTTAATATCCACTTCGTGCACTCCGGCCACTCTTTTATGTGAGCTTCTATCTGGCCACATCACTAACTGCTCACTCATTGTCTCAAAAAGGTCGTGAAGCTCCCCGGCTAATTTATTTCGAATTGATCCTCCGGCTGTAGAATCAATTGCAGAGTGACTGTGAGGAGTAAATCCAGCatagaaaaaatgattttgagcTGGTAGTGGAAAGCCATGACTCGGACACTTTCTCAATAACTCCTTGAACCTCTCCCATGCTTCATGAAAGTTTTCAGACTCGGCTTGCTGAAAAGTTGAAATCTCATGTTTAAGTTGGTTAATCTTGGCCGGTGAAAAGCATTTGAGTGTGAACTTCTGTACCAAATCTGTCCATGTAGTAATACTACCCGGTGGTAATGAGTCTAACCATTCTCGAGCCCTATCCTTCAGAGTGTGAGGGAAAAGGCGCATCTTGAAGGCCTCTTCATTAATTccttgatacttgaaattccCACAATACTCCAGAAATCGAGACAAGTGATAGTGTGAATTTTCCTCGTTCATTCCATAAAAGGGTATGTTGTTGGCAAAGAGATTGATCACGTCTGGCCTTAACTGAAAATTCTCATGCCCGTAAGGAGGATAGATTATGCTTGATTGTTCTCAATCATTGGGGGCATCATGAAGTCCTCCATCAGGATGTCTCTTTCATTGACTTCAACGGGCTGCGCCATTGGAACAAGTTGGTTTGCGTTGTCACCAATGTTACTTAGTTGATTTTCCCTCCTTGCTCTTTGTTCACAACGCCTTTGATGAAACGTTATTTCTATCTCAGGATCAAACTCACAAATATCCGAACGTTCTGAACGGCTCATGCACTATCTCAATCCCTGCACACACACAAATTGAAATAGCTTAGcctagaaaaataatgaaaacaaaatttgatAGTTAAAGCTAATATCAATCAAAGCAATAATCAAAAGAGTTAGTCCCtagcaacggcgccaaaaacttatCCTTCCTATTTCTATCCCGTaagtggacggatcgtgacaagtaatgtaatacccgagaatgatttgaggtcataaataatatttgatgaagggcataaatggactttgtggaaaataagactataaggtacactaacgcaactttggacgatcgaattagtcagagggagtaccctggactctagatagccaaggaaaatgatatagtatcgacaagtaatacgagttatgattttaggcatcaaaagaagttggatcgggaacggttcccggtacagctaaaaaaggcaattgtgatttaggctgaaataccgaattatcgtacggggcatccgggaagtcaatggaaccccaaggaagttcatatttggcatatagagtaacccttaagtagtttttggaagaaacaaaagggtttgtagctaaaacgaagattcgagcctaagtgcagtttttttcgaaattgtcagagggagatcgaaacgatatttttttggaattttaaagagagtgttttgggatatttcaaagggttataaaggtctttaaagagaagttcagtttttgagccaggggcaaaatcgtaatttttgaggttggggtaaaagtgtaatttacctaaaaattaggggcattagcgcaattagtccatttttcagggactaaaatgcaattaaaaattagcccggggaccatgttgaaaagggtctaagtacaattatccaaaagttcaggccaaagtgtaattcttgaaatctttttactaggggcatttgggagattcaggaaaaaaagcttcataaatgactttagagataaggatgaagtctcatgatgacgttagagataagatgaaggctcatgttgactttaaggataagatttgtataagatttgattggataagaaaagatttgatttggataacaatgattacaaaagatattagaagatttggaatgattatagaagatttacaatgattgcagagaatcttagaagattttggaatgattacaaaagatattagaagatttggaatgattatagaagatttacaatgattgcagagaatcttagaagattttggaatgattgcaaaagatatcaaaagatttggaatgattatagaaaatattagaagatttggaatgattggaaaagattttgaaagatttgaaatgattgcggaatatatatttcttggtggctaagtttcctaaacatataaataggggctcaaggctaaggattctctcattcgaagttgtgatacatttgtgctatacgagagtgcttcgggtttagtggatagagggtttttaaagcatacgcgaggcatcacacgcacAGAGCATTTGGGCAGCACGTGAGGATGTGTAAGGaagtggtttggttaaaagactcgAGGAGTTGCACCAAAATTGAgtttgggcacaagattcgaggtgttctgagtttcgttcaaggtgagtagttcgctaccaaaatttggctttcttgtgagtggttctcctccaaaacttgatttattgtgagtgttctaccgaaaaacttggttttaagttatgagtgtttgcccccaaaacttgatttattgtgcttgttctatctgaacatatggtgatttcatacaaaatggttttgtgcattaaaatggtaatcggtgacggttggatttatgagggaggtttgtccctaaacgttttgaactgtgcattgaattgtgaattgtggcattgtctcgagttttatgtgtacgtatggaatgtcagcctcggatgttgtctggatagtgtagccataattctccaagggcgtgatggaataataggggtatctgatgctggtgtgcatgtcaggatagccgccttggtttccgtgctagaccgtttggtcagggaagttgcactaggacgactaggtgatccatactgtgttgttcaagTGGGATGttagcctaggatgttgtctggatagtgtagccgtaattctctaagggcgtgacggaataataggggtatctgatgctaggtgtgcatgtcaggatagccgccttgatttctgtgccaggccgtttggccagggaagttgcactaggacgactaggtggtccatgtgaaattttggagttgggattgtatggtggttcctagatgcttaaggtgggaacgtattctggtgagatgcgttggcagccccatttaagctagaatcgcgtcgcgtcatCATatcgtcgagtcggtgtggtggcatagcttttagagagattgctctttccccatggtagggttaagcccgtgggaattctcttgagttagggcttaccgggtgtattggtttatttcacgtcttgcattattcatgaaaaatttgttttgaactctcacttagatgattcatcatctaatttggactttgtccctggaatattcaaatgttccaggtgaaggaagcggtgcaaaagggaaaggaatcgtcgaggagtgacggcaattagcggatagtttacattatgtcttttcaattatgttatttacttttgaaaacgtcatgtaaacgttggtgtgcaactttatatataaataaagtggattcggttatgacctgttgaggtttcgatctagcttccgcatttgtgttggtgaacctgtcttggtttattaatggttcatagttgatatattgagaaggtgtaacgggatcttcggggaatggtttttgtgttgggtttttgtttgaaaaaaaaatttatccccagaatcttacgttacgttaacgcttccgagaattggggtgttacaagtaatacagtgatgaatagagtgttgTACCCACGAGAactaacttttgacgtttactctaactgatttaaccttaacctaacacacacattaacaaagaattcaactgtaatgaaaactaatttatgaataaaagatgcaaagaaaataattcctttgattcaaaaactctcaaagttaaggcactagggtttgtgaatccaccttcggccttctatgattcaattatttgtTACTCGGGTCttgttattccttatcttaggttgaaaattgatgatccaatcacaaccaaaagcctctctcaatggtcattcagttctatgaatatatatgagattaactatctctaggcAACCTTcgaatatataaacatgcattcaatcacggagatcatcacaaaatgatttcatagggtataatggtatctctacctattataggaccctatgttgtttgctaccatgtctaatccatattgaatctctcgaaagcaatacaaatcacaaatatgttccAATGGTGATCGAGtatcaaaacaaaattatgaacataataaacaatcaactcgaatggataagaaaatagcaaatcgaataactttaaatcaaaccattagaagtcgaggtttcatcattcaccctagttaTAAAAACTTAACTATGTATgctctcaatcaaaagaaaaggaaaagagttggaatccataacaaataattgagaaagaaaagaaaataaaagaaaagaaaaatacaactcAAGAGTAGTCTTCAATCTTCCGTCCGCTTATCTTCTCTCCCCAAAAGATCCCCCAAATCTcccaagaataagtctttatatagtcctctttaggttatcaaagtcctaCACCTTAAAGGAGTCTATCCCTCTTTGATTTGGATTGAAACGAGCTTAAAACGGCCTTTTCATgaagctttgaaccctaccgtggtcctaccgcggtatgcttgttgctaaAGACTCGTGAGCTCTAGAAACTAATTCTTAAagcggtcttacagcggtatgcattccgctataagaccgtgagctccatAAACTAATTCCTAAAGTGGTCTTATAGCGTATGCATTCCGCTGcaggaccgtgagctccagaaactaatttTTATAGCGACCCTACAGtggtatgcattccgctataAGCCgctagccttattcttttgcctctttcttcattatcttcCACTTTTTGCTCTCGACACTCTTTTGCTTTATTTTGAATCGATccccgaccatgcctccaaacTTTATTTCAATtcccatcatgcaccaaaatcactctttttgctccatgtccgctttaacatatgctccacatctacataaccatatataaaatcaaatcaagtagaaatcatgctcattgaatgtataaataacaagtttatagaccaaaataagtgtataaaagacacttatcaaatacccccaaacttagaCTCTTGATCGTCCCGAGCAAGATTATCGACTCATATATATCACACCTCAAGTAGAGaatagttaatatttcaaaCTCAATTACAAGTTCGATAGCCTTCCAGGTAGCCTCAGATTTTGGTACCATTCATAATTCACATAGAGTTTTCTAGTAAtgctacatatatattttggactTATTCCATGTTTTGACATGTGTGTGTGCGAATCCTATCAGAtacaatatcatgcataagATTGTTGGTATCCTGACCCTTTGATGGTCCTGTACACTTTCCCGCTAGTGATATGCACTCCACCTCCAAACTTGGTCTTTTCATTCAATCCCTAAGCGCTCTCAatcactcttttctttcttgttcaagtttGGTTGGACTCAGCCAAAAATGGCATTGTCTTGGTTTGTGAAGACTCtcctttattttgaatgtttcgGCATGCTAACATCCACTAGACAGTCAAACCAACCAGTGTTCTCAATCCCTAAGAGTTACAAACATCAGCAccattattgagattttttttttctttggccttgcaatattttttttttttttttgaacgagtgcattttatgttccatctcgttttttttttttttttatatatcttatgtgCAAGCCTTCACTCCATTAAGCTTTTTGAATGACCCTTGTAACGAGCTTTCAGCCGATGACTCCCAAGCCAGATGATCACGGGGCATCAGGTTTTAAGATATCCCTACGGGCATAATCACTCAAGTCATTCAGGCTACAAAGAAAGGTATAAGATATATGCAGGCTCAAATTTAAATTGGTGCACGACATAGTGACATAGGGATTAGATCACTAACCTATGGTCATTGCCTAGCTTCCCTTAGTATGCCTAACACATTCCACATAAAGCGTCAACACATTCCTCAACATTTTCTATCATGGCTCAACCTTCCCcaaacttttcttttcattatgtTAGGTGATTATGTTGCTCACAAAGTTAGTTTAAGGACAAAAGTCTAAATGGAAACCTAGTAGTGTAGTCAACCTATGCATTGAATCTTCTGACACATGTGCTCAAATTAGTCTAACATGGATAATGAATCTCAAAACGAAATGAGTAGCATCACCATCTTTACTCTTTACATCAAAATGGTACCAAATAAGCTTCATCATTGATGGCACGTCTACCCAACAAaacaagataattttttattttttttaataaaatcatacaacCAGACCATATGACATATGCAAGCTGCCCATAGTGAAcctccccccaaacttaaacgTTTCATTGTCCCaatgaaacaaagagaaagaaaaggaaggagtgTACTCGAACTATAGTGTCAAGGTTGTGATGGTAGATAGATCAACACATGCTTGTTTTGAGGTATTGGAACTTTTGGCAATGGCTTTGCCCTTGTAAGCAGCTGGTGTAGGATGGCTCTACGGCTGCATTATCACTTCCGAAAATGTACCTACAATGCACAAGTTTGAATATGAGAGGGCAACAACAAATAAGAACGACATGAAGTAGACAGAATCATATGGATGCCCAAAttccccccaaacttaaaccTCACAATCCCAAACTTAAGGTGCAATGTGCAAGTGAACATTGGTTGGGGTATTTTATCAAACACCAAGTGCATGCTGTTATGATGACCTCAACATTGTTTTTGTGCAAAAATCCTAAGGAATGACACTTTAACCTAACtcaaagtaaagaaaataagagggaaaaaaaacaaacaaatgcaACATGCCAATAAATGAAAGAGATGGGaaattgggttgcctcccaataaGCGCTTGTTTAAAGTCATTAACTTGACTAGGCCTCCATCTTTAAGGAGGCTTGAATCCTTTTTCCATCAACATTTTGTGGGTGCCATTTAATGAACTTATTCCTTGAATGTTAGCAACCTTTAATccaatccccttcttttgctcCCTTAACACCCTtaccaacttttccttttcatgacttggtggcttggcttttgatgaagaagaaacatccaaaGAACACAATTTGTCTATTTTGGATGGACAATTGTTTTGCTTCTCCCCCAAAGAGCCCACAACCACGGCCTTGTTCTTAGCATCCAAAATTTGTTCTTGCTCATCAAAAGAGTTAGTAATGCAGTTTTCTTTAGGGTCATTAAGTCTCTCTACCAAATCAATAATGTCATCTCTCATTAAGACTTCTTTTTCATTGCCATTAGAATATTTCATAgccttaaatacattaaatgtaaccgtctcatcataaattctaaggctaagtgtTCCTTGTTGGACATCAATCAAAGCTCTCCCTGTGGCAAGAAAATGTCTTTCTAAAATTAAGAGCATTTCATAATCTTCTTCGATGTCCAAAACAAAGAagtcaacaggaaaaataaatttatccacttttaccaaaatgtcctccaCTACTCCCCTCggatatttgatacttctatcagccaattgaagagaaatagtggtgggtgttggttcttttaatctAAGCTtcctaaaaacataaaatggcATAAAGTTTATGCTTGCACCAAggtcacataaaactttatcaaaattaattttaccaatagtgcaaggaatagaAAAACTCCCTGGATCCTTGAGTTTTGGTGGAAGCTTCTTCTGCAAGATGGTTGAACACTCCTCCGTTAGGTTGACTGTTTCATGCTTCTCTAATTTCCtcttatttgataagatttcCTTCATGAATTTCACATAGCTGGGCATTTGGGCTAAGGCATCCGCAAACGGTATATTAATATGATGTTTCTTGAATACCTCAAAAAACTTCTCAAATTGCTTATCCATCTTGTGCTTGTGCAACCTTTGAGGGAATGGAATTGGAGGAACATATGGCTTAACCGGTGGTGAAATTACCTTATCTTGTTTAGCTACTACTTCGGGCTCTTCAAGTTGATCTGTTGTCTCTTGaacaataccattttgttttgCCATACTTGGTCTTTTAACATGAATTTCTGGTAGTTCTACCCCACTCCTTGTTGTGATTGCATTTACTTGCTCCTTTGGGTTAACTTCCGTATTACTTGGCCATGTGCTTGGTTGCCTTTCGATGAGAAGTTTTGCCAACTGCCCaatttgattttctatattCTTAATGGATGCATCGGTCCGGTCACTTCGTTCTTGAAGCTTTGAGACTGTTTCTTCTTGTGGTCTTCCCATTTTTGGTGGATTTTGACTATTTTGATTGTTGCCATAGGAGAAGTTAGGATGGTTTCTCCAGCCGAGATTGTACGTCTGAGAAAATGGATTATTTTGTTGATGTTGAAAGTTCTGTGCATATGCGGCCTGCTCTATAAAAGAAGGATCCGTGATAACTAGTGGACATTCGAACAACAGATGATTTGCCCCACAAGTTACACAAATAGGATGAGATCCTTGCACCATATTAGCGGATGAGGCATATTTGAATGCTTCCATCTATTTTGACAAAGCATCAATCTTAGCTAGCATTACAGTACTCACATCTACTTCATGCACTCTTGCTGCTCTTTTATGTGAATTCCTATCCGGCCACATTACAAACTGCTTACTCATTGTTTCAAAAAGATCATGAAGTTGCCTGGCTGATTTGTTTCGAATGGAACCACCTGTTGTAGAATCCACCGCTGAACGACTGTAAGGAGTTAAACcagcataaaaataatgattttgggCTGGTAATGGAAAACCGTGACTTACACAGTTCCTTAACAACTCTTTGAACCGTTCCCATGCctcatgaaatttttttgattcGGCTTGTTGGAAGGTTGAAATTTCATGCTTGAGCTTGCTAATCTTAGCCGGTGGAAAGTATTTGAGTGTGAACTTCTGTACCAAATCTGTCCATGTAGTAATATTGTCTGGTGGTAATGAGTCTAACCACTCTCGAGCCCTATCCTTCAGAGTGTGAGAGAAAAGACGCATCTTGAGTGCTTCTTTATTAATTccttgatacttgaaattccCACAATACTCTAGAAATCGAGACAAGTGATAGTGTGGATTTTTCTCGCTCATCCCATAAAATGGTATGTTGTTGGCGAAGAGATTTATCACGTCCGACCTCAACTGAAAGTTTTCATGCCCGTAAGTAGGATAAATTATACTTGACCGGTTCTCAATCACTGGGGGCATCATGAAGTCCCCCATCAGAATGTCTCTTTCATTAACTTCAATGGGATGCGCCATTTGAATGAGTTGATTGGTGTTGTCACCCATATTATTCAGTTGCTCTTCCCTCTTTGCTCTATGTTCACGACACCTTTGATGGAACGTTCTTTCTATCTCTGGATCGAACTCACAAATATTCGGACGTTCTGAACGACTCATGCACTATCTCAATCCCTACacacgaggactaacttttgatATTTACTCCCATggatttaaccttaacctaacacacacattaacaaagacttcaactataatgaaaactaatttactaataaaaaatgcaaataaaataatttctttgattcaaaaactctcaaagttagggcactagggtttgtgaatccaccgtcggccttctatgattcaattattcattactcgagtcttgttattccttatcttaggttgaaaatcgataatccaattacaaccaaaagcctctctcaaTGGTCATTCaattctatgtatatatatgagattaactatctctaatcaaccttcgaacatataaacatgcattcaatcacagagatcatcacaaaatgatttcatagggcataaagatatctctacctattatagaaCCCTACGTTGTTAgctaccatgtctaatccatattgaatctctcgaaagtaatacaaatcacaaatatattttaatggtagtcaagcatcaaaacaacattataaaTATAGCAAACAATCAACCTAGatggataagaaaatagcaaaccgaataactttaaatcaaaccattagaagtcaagatttcatcattcaccctagttaTAAATACTTAGCTATGCATgctctcaatcaaaagaaaaagaaaagacttggaatccatagcaaagaattgaaaaggaaaagaaaaagaaaaatacaacccaagtgTCTTCAATCTTTCGTCCTCTTCTCTTCCGTACCCAAAAAACTCCCAAAACCCTTAAGAAcaagtctttatatagtggtTTTTAGGTTATTAAAGTCGTGCATAGTGaaaactctcatttttcattgattTGGACGGAGATGAGCCGAAATCGAGCTTTGATTTGAAGTTCAGAACGCTACCGCAGTATGCTTGTTgttgcagacccgtgagctccaaatagcaattcctaaagcggtcctacagcggtatgcattccgctgtaggacCATGAGCTCGAGAAACTAAACCTTAAACCGATCCTACAGTGGTATGCATACCGTTATAAGCTCGCTAGCCTTtttctttggcctcttgctttatcatcttccactttttggctcttgataatcttttgctttcttttgcattGATACCCGACcttgcctccaagctttatttcactcccattatgcaccaaaatcactctttttgctccaagtGTATTCAACACATACTctacatctacataaccatatatagaaccaaatcaagtagaaatcatgctcattgaatgtataaatgctaagtttatagaccaaaataagtgtataaaagacacttattaGTTATTACTTAGTCTCTCTCTAGAACCCATCTGGGAACATAAATACCCTTTTGAAACACGGAATAGAGATATACACTTGCATCATACATCATACTTTGGACATACATTGGACTATTGTctaactttggcatcggagggcccgCATGAGAGAATCTCCTGCATGTTTTTCTGACTTTTATTTGTGCCTGTATGCTAAGTCCTAGCCTAGCTCACCTGAATAATCGAAACCCTTGCCTCCCAAAGGCCTATCGGGGTCCTCTTTCTCTTGATTCCCCAAAGGCCCATCCGGGAAACTCATCCGAAAGCCCCTGAGGACCCATCAAAGTTTCTGCCTCTTTAGATTCTAGCTTTGACCCATTCCAAATTCGTTTGCCTTACTCATGGTATATAGGACCCTTTGCCATGGTGAAGGACTCTACTCTACCTGAtcccaagacaaataaatttaattgttgtagtctGGTAACAACAATTTTCAGACtacaaatattaattgttattaCCAGACTACAACAATTAACATTTGTTCGTCTTGGGATCAACCAAAGCAAAGTCTGGGTGAGAAGGTGAAGGTCGGGCACCACTGAATGAGACGGACAACGAGGGCCTCAACCCATTGGCTGGGGGAGCTGAGGGACAAAGCCTCACAACAGTTGTAGGGTTTACAAAATAGAGGGCAGTCCAAGGCCACGCAAGGGTCTTCCCTACGTGGGCCCTCCGATGCCTCAGTCAAATACTAATATCTGGAAAATGTAATACAGATGTATGtagatgtatgtatgtatgtatatatgatgtGTACAATATGAGCCTCTAGGGGAGTAGGATCTCAATGAGGCCAGGGCCTTGGAGGTACATTTGGGGTGAAAGTGCCCCAATGAGTATCCTCTAGATAGGTCCGAAAGGCTTTCGGAGCCACCGAGTGACTTGTGGCCAGGCGACTTTGGGTAAGCCCCAGGCCTTGACATGCAAAGGCTTGGCAGGAAACGTGCGCGACTGCCCAGAAAGGTCATTCACGGATACCTGTAAAGGAAATACTCATGGCACGGAATGTGTGGGCACGTCGGGGCGCAATTGGTGCGCGGTAAGAGACCACGTATGGGGCACATGGGCATGACATAACCCAGGTGGGCGCGACCAAGGCCATGCGGGGAGTACTAGTGCATAAATTGGGGTAGCATGGGGCCCACGTAGGGCCATGCATGGCTGCGTGTGGCGCTAGCTAACATGACATGGCTGGGCTGATGGGCAGTCTTCGGCCAGGTCTCGAATGGGTTTCGGGTCGAATCCCAAGTTGACACGGATGGGTTTTCAAGGCCAGAAGGGTCTCTAC is from Diospyros lotus cultivar Yz01 chromosome 2, ASM1463336v1, whole genome shotgun sequence and encodes:
- the LOC127794819 gene encoding uncharacterized protein LOC127794819 is translated as MVQGSHPICVTCGANHLLFECPLVITDPSFIEQAAYAQNFQHQQNNPFSQTYNLGWRNHPNFSYGNNQNSQNPPKMGRPQEETVSKLQERSDRTDASIKNIENQIGQLAKLLIERQPSTWPSNTEVNPKEQVNAITTRSGVELPEIHVKRPSMAKQNGIVQETTDQLEEPEVVAKQDKVISPPVKPYVPPIPFPQRLHKHKMDKQFEKFFEVFKKHHINIPFADALAQMPSYVKFMKEILSNKRKLEKHETVNLTEECSTILQKKLPPKLKDPGSFSIPCTIGTFSEVIMQP